From Vicinamibacterales bacterium:
GACTGAACGGCTATACATCGTCTCCAGGTATAGAGCCAGCACGTGAAGCGGTGGCCGAGGACTTCTCGGGCCGTGGCCTCAACATTCCGGCCGACCGCGTGTTGCTTACCATGGGAACGTCTGAGGGAATTGAGTTGGCACTTACTGCGTTAGTGGACCCTGGCGAGGAAGTGCTCGTGCCGGTCCCAACCTATCCACTCTATACCGCTGTGCTCGCCAAGCTAGGTGCAAATGCTTCGTATTATCAAACCGATCAAAATAATAACTGGATGCCAGATCTCGATCACATCGAGAGTCTGATCGGGCCTCGCACGAGGGCGCTAGTGGTGATCAATCCGAACAACCCAACGGGGGCTGTTTACTCGGACAGTACGCGTCGCAAACTTCTGGAACTGGCAAATCGTCACAGTTTGCTTCTACTAGCGGACGAAGTTTATGCCGATCTTGCATACGATGGTCCGATCTCACCAATCGGCAGTCTCGACCCCGAGGCACCTGTTATTTCTTTTTCATCGTTGTCGAAAGCCTACCTAGCGCCTGGGTGGCGCGCGGGTTGGATGGCCGTAGGTACCAGCGATCGACTCAACGACCTCTTGGCCGCAATCAAGAAACTGGCCGACGGCCGGCTATGCAGTACAGCTCCGATGCAGGCAGCGATCACTGCGGCTTTAACCCAGAAGAGCTCAGATCAAGACACTTTTCGCGCCGCCCTGCGCGAGCGCGCCGAGCTGACAACCGCAAGGTTGAATGCCATTGATGGCATGTCGTGCGTGGCGCCAACCGCTGCGTTCTATGCTGTCCCACAAATTACCCTGCCACCAAACAAGACTGACGAGGACTATGTCCTTGGCTTGCTACGATCGACCGGGGTGCTGTGCGTTCACGGCTCAGGCTTTGGCTTGCCACCTGGTGGCGGTTTCATGCGTGTCGTTTTTCTTGCGAACCCTCAAGAGTTGAACGAGATCTACGACTTGATTGATTCGTTCACGAGCGAGTTCCTGAGCACGTGAAGGATGTGAACCAGTCGCGATTGAAACGCCGAAAGAGACCGGCTGGGTTCCTTGATGTCAGATCTGTTCTCTGCCTAAATTTACCTACACGTTGTGGGGACCGGTCGGCTCAGTTTTTGTCGACGATGCGGGCCAGCGCTTCGAAGTCCCGATTCACGTCGACCCTGCTCAGTGACCCAGCTAGAGGCACTCGCACTTCGGTCACACGGTCGGTCACGCTAACAACAACGTTCTGAGAGCCACCGGTTGTGTAGCGAAGTCTAACGGTCACCGGAACGTCGTAGAGCTCATCAGTCCGTTGCTCGAATCGCAGTTTAACTACTGAAGCGCCCTCGGTATCGGGAACTGTTTCCACCCTATAAGTAAAAGCAAGATCGGGTAGGCCGGTAGAATGAATGTAGCGATCAAAAAAACGAGTCAGTGGAATGCTCGATACTTGCTCGAACGCCACTCGAAGATCCTCAGTTCCGGCCTTCTGATACTGCCGGTCGGTGTAAAAGCGGCGCACTCCTTGAAAGAATGCCTCGTCCCCTAAAAGGCGATGGAGCATGTGCAGCACCATCGCGCCCTTATTGTAGACAAGGGCACGAAAAATTCTTCTGTCTCCCTGGATATGCCCGAGCCGGTAGCCTAGATAGACAGGGCCTTGGTCGGACTGCTGCATCGCCCATTCGCGCATCTGCCGCATAATCCCTCGAAACACATCGTCACCTTGGGAATGCCTAGCGTGCAGCGCGGCAAAATACTGCGCGAAGCCCTCACTCAGCCACTGCTCGTGGTAATTGTTCCATCCAACAGCCTGTCCCCACCACTGGTGAGCGAGTTCGTGCGCGAGAAAAAAGTCTGGCGCGTCCATAAAGTAGACCGGATCACGGCGCCATAACAGATTACTAGCTTGCATAGGCTCATTAATCATTGAGATGTGTGCCGGACTGTGACCTCCAGGCAGCTCACTCTCGACCAAGGCTACGGTCAGGCTTTCGTAGGGAACATCGCCGATGAGGGAAGTGTAGAAGCTCAAAATCGCCTTGGCTCGTTCAGATAGTGATCGAGCGGCACGACGCTGTCGGGGATTTGCCTCGACTGATAATGCAATTCGATTCTGTTTGGAAGTGATGGTGGACATTGGTAGCTGGACTTTCTCCGATGCGACCTGCACGAATCCGCTCATTAAAGCTGCCAAATACCGGATCGGCTGCTCGGCCTCAAAGACGTATTCCTTGGACCCGTCAGGCATTCCTTCCGACTCTTCACCGTATAGCTCACGTGGAGCACCACTCCGGTGACCACTGGCCACGACCTCGAAATCGGGTGGTACGGTGATACGAATCGTAGCCGGCGCAAAATCAGTCACTAGCGACTGGGGATACCAAAAACTCCGGCTACTGTATAAATAGTGCGGTTGGGGCCCGGAACGGATGGTTGGGTGCACAAAACGTGACGAGTCTAAGAGAGAGAGATTGCGAGGCACAATTGACTGGTGATCCACGGCTTCGGCCGGCAATTCGCCCCTGTAGTCAATAGTCAGTGTAACTTCATCACCGGCCGCGATTGACTCCGGTAGATTCAGGATCATCGTGTTCTGACCTGGCGTACGAATTGGGAATAGCCGTCCGACCCCCTCGGCAGTAACCGATTCAACTGCAAGTTCATCGGCTAGCCGGATCGAAAATAACGACAGGTCGCGCACGGCGCGCATGGCTAATGTGGCGCGTCCCTCCACCCAGTCGCGCCTCGGTAGAAACATCACATCGAGGTCGTAGTTCTCGATGTCATAGTCAATTAGATCGTCCTCGCTGTAGAAGCGGCCACGTGTCAACAGCTTCTCGCTTGACGCGTAGACCGAAATATTGCGCTTCCCTTCACGATCGAAAAGTTGAATGTCCTCGGCCTTGCGATCCGATTTAACATAAGTCAGCTGGTCGTAGTGCGGCGTATCTAATTCAATGAGCAAATCTCGCTCATTCGGTAACACCCACCAAGCTTCAGCACTTAGATCGCCGATGTCGACAAGATACGATTCCGGTGCGTATTGGTCGAATACTTCCTGGGCTCTTTCGTAATCACGCAGGCCAACAGTACGTTCCATAAGTGCTTGCTGCGGCACGAGCGCATCGAAGTCGCTAGGGTTCACTCGGATAAAAGCACTAGTGAACGTAGTTCTCAGCGCTTCGTCACCGGAGAAGAGCCGGAGTTGCCCCTGCTCCACGGATGTATTTGGAGTGAAATCCATCTCACCTTCGCCCTGTAGCACTAGAGCCGTGATTCCCTGTCCGGTATCGGCGACGAACGCCATTCCTTGAGGCAACGTCAGCGTTAAGTCGGTCGTCGAAATTGTGAGATTCCGAACGATGTACTGACGTTCGGGATGGAGTTCGAGCCGGAAAAGACCACCAACTTGTGTTAGCCGTTGCTGTCCGACAATCCGCCATTCAGGTCCGTCTCGAAAAGATTGACCTGTCAACGGATCAATGTCTCGCCTCACATTGAGAAGCCAAGTAGCGACGTTCCCTGCCAGCCGTTGCTCACGGAAGACCTCAAGCAGCACGGCATACCCTTGTCCTTCGGGTACATCGGATAACGGTAGACGTCCCAGTTCTTTGATCGTCACGTTGGTCACACCCGCCAAGATGTTCCGCCTGACGAACTGCCGGGCGCTTGGCTGAGCAGCCAGAGAGGGTGACAACATCGCCAAGTAGGCGATCGCGCGGCCGGAAATAATGGTTCGCTCAAGCTGCTGGTAGAACTGGTTAAGGGGAGGAGCGGTGACTCCAGGTGTCTGCGCACGAGCAGTTTGGTTGGCTCCAAGTACGACACAGATCGCCAAAACGGCCGCAAAACAGAGATTCGTTCGTAGGTAATTCACCATGAAAAGCTAATTGTCCGTCAGTAATCTTGCTAACGCTTTTGCTCCAGTCACTAAATCGTTCCGACACCGCGGGAGGGAAACTAGTTTTAGTCTACCATCGGATAGACAGAGACTCTAGGTAGAGCCTTCACTCCCAACACAGCCTTGTAGCCGTCTGGTACAATGAGCCACTGGGTAGGCTGATGCCTAATCTCACGATGGATGGGCATCCTAACTCCGCACCTTCGCCAGCCGGCACCGGCAGGCGCTGACAACGAAGATGAAGAATATTATCCGTACGGTCAAGATAGTCGCCGTAGGAACGCTCCTCTCCTTAGCAGCAGTGGCGTCAGCCCAGCAGCCACCGGAGGTCCAGATTGAAACGCTGGTCGCTGCCGAGGGCGCGGCGGCGGGAACGACCCTGCGTGTCGCCGTCCGGGCCTACTTAGCACCCGGCTTTCACGTAAATTCGAACAAGCCCCTTGAGGATTTTCTTATTCCCACCGCGCTAATACTCTCGCCTCCCGATGGGATTGCCGTGGCAGAGATTACGTATCCCGAAGCTGGCCTACTTGAGCAGCAGGGCGCAGAAATACCACTAGCTGTCTTTGAAGAGCGCTTCGCTATAGGCGTTCTTCTCACACTGGCCAATGACCTGCCGGTCGGGACCTACACGGTGCCAGGCACACTCCGCTACCAAGCATGTGACGAAACGATGTGTTACATGCCAACGACGGCGGCCTTCGAGTGGAACTTACAGATCTGGCCTGAGGTTACGGCCAGCGGGGCACAGGACTCGGATGTCCTCGACGGCATCATGTTCGGTGGTGAGAATGCTGTTGTGCCGGACAGCGGCAGTGACGTCTTCGACGTACCCGCGTGGGACACACCGAGCGTTTTCGAAACCGACGACGTTGTCACCATGCTTCATGATTTCGAGATTCTCGGCACGACAGGCGGCTACCTCGACTCAGAGGACTTTCTGAGCTTCGTCAGCGCCGCTGAAGCGGGAGAAGCTCGCTTGGGCTGGTTTGAAGGGCGCGGGCCGTTAACCATCCTAGTGCTTATTCTCCTTGGCGGGCTCGCGCTCAATTTAACACCCTGTGTACTACCAATGATTCCGATTAATATCGCCATCATTGGAGCCGGGGCTCGAGCCGGCTCGCGTGTTCGTGGCCTGTTGCTTGGCTCCACATACGGTGCGGCTATGGCTGTCGTGTACGGGGCGCTCGGGCTAATCGTCATCCTCACCGCAGGCACTTTCGGCACAATCAACGCATCACCCTGGTTCAATATCAGTATCGCGCTGATTTTCGTAGTACTAGCGCTCGCTATGTTTGATGTAATAACTATCGATTTTTCCAGCCTTCAATCCAAATTATGGATTGGTAACAACCCAAATGGGTCTTTCCTGACCGCGTTCGGCATGGGTTCGGTGGCTGCCTTGCTAGCCGGCGCCTGTGTGGCTCCGGTTGTCATTCAGGTCATCCTGTTCTCAAGTGATTTGTACGCCTCGGGTATGAACGTAGCGCTGTTGCTTCCGTTTTGCCTTGGTGTTGGCATGGCTCTGCCGTGGCCGATCGCCGGAGCCGGTCTTTCGTTCCTGCCCAAACCAGGCATGTGGACCGTCCATGTCAAGCAGGCCTTTGGCATCTTTATCTTGGCAACCGCTGCCTACTACGGATACGTCGCCTATGGAATTTTCGAAAATCGTTTGGTCGACGCGCGGCAAGTGACGAGCAGTGTCGAAGAAAAGCTCGGAGAAGGTTGGTATGGGTCAATGCAAGCAGGACTCGAAGCAGCTCACGCTGAGAATAAGTTTGTGCTTGTTGACCTGTGGGCCACCTGGTGCAAGAACTGTCTCACAATGGACCAAACCACGCTAAAGGACCCCGACGTCACAGCGGAGTTGGATGCCTACGTAAAGATCAAATTCCAAGCCGAGGACCCAAGCAGTTCGCCCGCCAAAGAGGTCATGGATCGCTTTAAGAGTATCGGCCTACCGACCTACGTCATTCTTCGCCCAACCAACCCCGACGGGATAGCGGCTTCCGCCACACAGTAGACGCCCGGGGATCCGGTGCGCGGTGGATAGACCACACTTTGTAGTACACCCATTTCAAATACCAAGTTCGTCGCTACATCTCCAAATTCCAGATTTCAAATGTAGCCGCCCACCTTACCGGAAGCCTTCACCAGATTCGGCTTCCTTATTCTTATTAGTCCAGTATCTGCAACATCTGCACAGATTTCGTGGTAATTAGCACATTGTCGTGTCAAAAATTACAAATCGTCTCTATTTCCTTGCGTGATCTACAATATTTCGAGTACATTCTATCCTTTTGGAGTTTCCGCTTAGAACCTCTTCTAGGGCGCGTGGAGAGACTAGTTCCACGCCGGACAAACCAGTGGAAGGAGCGTCCAGTGAGCACCACGGATACCGCCGGTCACAGCGTCAACAAAGCCAGCATTCAGAAAAAAGTCAAACGCGAGAACGTAAAGTTCGTGCGTCTACAATTCACCGACATCCTCGGTGCAATTAAGAACGTGGAGGTGCCTGACAGCCAGTTCGATGACGCGCTTGACGGAAAAATCATGTTTGACGGCTCATCGATCGAGGGATTTGTGCGGATTGAAGAGTCCGACATGTACCTGAAACCTGACCTGAAAACGTTTCAAGTCATTCCGTGGGAGAGTTCATCCGGCGACAAGGTCGGTCGCCTTATTTGTGACATCTACAAACCTAACAGCAAAACAAGAACACCCGAGCCGTTCGACGGCTGTCCGAGAACAGCGTTACGACGCGTTGTGGAAATGGCTGCAAAGCTCGGGTTTGAAATGAAGGCAGGACCCGAACCAGAGTTTTTTCTGTTTCAAACTCTTAACGGTAATCCAACAACCGAAACCCATGATACAGGCGGGTATTTTGACCTCACGCCTGTCGACTTGGGCGAAGACGTACGCCGGCAGATCGTCCTCATGCTTGAGAAAATGGGGTTTCACGTGGAAGCGGCGCACCACGAGGTTGCAGCCGGCCAGCATGAGGTTGATTTCAGATACGACGATGTCATGGCGACAGCCGATAGCATTAGCACCTTCAGGTTTGTGGTAAAGAACGTAGCGGTGCAAAACGGTCTTCACGCCACGTTTATGCCAAAACCAATTCAAGGCATTAATGGTTCAGGAATGCACTGCCACCAATCGATGTTTAAGAATGGTAAGAACGCTTTTTACGACAAGAAAGCGGAGTGGAACTTAAGCAAGACGTGTCTGCATTACATTGGGGGCCTTTTGCAGCATGCCAAAGGGTTCTGTGCGATTACGAATCCGCTC
This genomic window contains:
- a CDS encoding aminotransferase class I/II-fold pyridoxal phosphate-dependent enzyme, whose amino-acid sequence is MTVATSTIQVASRVHGFSYAIRNIVAEAKKVEAVGTRVRYLNIGDPIPFGFKTPQHLLDAVQRAMHDGLNGYTSSPGIEPAREAVAEDFSGRGLNIPADRVLLTMGTSEGIELALTALVDPGEEVLVPVPTYPLYTAVLAKLGANASYYQTDQNNNWMPDLDHIESLIGPRTRALVVINPNNPTGAVYSDSTRRKLLELANRHSLLLLADEVYADLAYDGPISPIGSLDPEAPVISFSSLSKAYLAPGWRAGWMAVGTSDRLNDLLAAIKKLADGRLCSTAPMQAAITAALTQKSSDQDTFRAALRERAELTTARLNAIDGMSCVAPTAAFYAVPQITLPPNKTDEDYVLGLLRSTGVLCVHGSGFGLPPGGGFMRVVFLANPQELNEIYDLIDSFTSEFLST
- a CDS encoding M1 family aminopeptidase, whose translation is MVNYLRTNLCFAAVLAICVVLGANQTARAQTPGVTAPPLNQFYQQLERTIISGRAIAYLAMLSPSLAAQPSARQFVRRNILAGVTNVTIKELGRLPLSDVPEGQGYAVLLEVFREQRLAGNVATWLLNVRRDIDPLTGQSFRDGPEWRIVGQQRLTQVGGLFRLELHPERQYIVRNLTISTTDLTLTLPQGMAFVADTGQGITALVLQGEGEMDFTPNTSVEQGQLRLFSGDEALRTTFTSAFIRVNPSDFDALVPQQALMERTVGLRDYERAQEVFDQYAPESYLVDIGDLSAEAWWVLPNERDLLIELDTPHYDQLTYVKSDRKAEDIQLFDREGKRNISVYASSEKLLTRGRFYSEDDLIDYDIENYDLDVMFLPRRDWVEGRATLAMRAVRDLSLFSIRLADELAVESVTAEGVGRLFPIRTPGQNTMILNLPESIAAGDEVTLTIDYRGELPAEAVDHQSIVPRNLSLLDSSRFVHPTIRSGPQPHYLYSSRSFWYPQSLVTDFAPATIRITVPPDFEVVASGHRSGAPRELYGEESEGMPDGSKEYVFEAEQPIRYLAALMSGFVQVASEKVQLPMSTITSKQNRIALSVEANPRQRRAARSLSERAKAILSFYTSLIGDVPYESLTVALVESELPGGHSPAHISMINEPMQASNLLWRRDPVYFMDAPDFFLAHELAHQWWGQAVGWNNYHEQWLSEGFAQYFAALHARHSQGDDVFRGIMRQMREWAMQQSDQGPVYLGYRLGHIQGDRRIFRALVYNKGAMVLHMLHRLLGDEAFFQGVRRFYTDRQYQKAGTEDLRVAFEQVSSIPLTRFFDRYIHSTGLPDLAFTYRVETVPDTEGASVVKLRFEQRTDELYDVPVTVRLRYTTGGSQNVVVSVTDRVTEVRVPLAGSLSRVDVNRDFEALARIVDKN
- a CDS encoding cytochrome c biogenesis protein CcdA — protein: MKNIIRTVKIVAVGTLLSLAAVASAQQPPEVQIETLVAAEGAAAGTTLRVAVRAYLAPGFHVNSNKPLEDFLIPTALILSPPDGIAVAEITYPEAGLLEQQGAEIPLAVFEERFAIGVLLTLANDLPVGTYTVPGTLRYQACDETMCYMPTTAAFEWNLQIWPEVTASGAQDSDVLDGIMFGGENAVVPDSGSDVFDVPAWDTPSVFETDDVVTMLHDFEILGTTGGYLDSEDFLSFVSAAEAGEARLGWFEGRGPLTILVLILLGGLALNLTPCVLPMIPINIAIIGAGARAGSRVRGLLLGSTYGAAMAVVYGALGLIVILTAGTFGTINASPWFNISIALIFVVLALAMFDVITIDFSSLQSKLWIGNNPNGSFLTAFGMGSVAALLAGACVAPVVIQVILFSSDLYASGMNVALLLPFCLGVGMALPWPIAGAGLSFLPKPGMWTVHVKQAFGIFILATAAYYGYVAYGIFENRLVDARQVTSSVEEKLGEGWYGSMQAGLEAAHAENKFVLVDLWATWCKNCLTMDQTTLKDPDVTAELDAYVKIKFQAEDPSSSPAKEVMDRFKSIGLPTYVILRPTNPDGIAASATQ
- the glnA gene encoding type I glutamate--ammonia ligase is translated as MSTTDTAGHSVNKASIQKKVKRENVKFVRLQFTDILGAIKNVEVPDSQFDDALDGKIMFDGSSIEGFVRIEESDMYLKPDLKTFQVIPWESSSGDKVGRLICDIYKPNSKTRTPEPFDGCPRTALRRVVEMAAKLGFEMKAGPEPEFFLFQTLNGNPTTETHDTGGYFDLTPVDLGEDVRRQIVLMLEKMGFHVEAAHHEVAAGQHEVDFRYDDVMATADSISTFRFVVKNVAVQNGLHATFMPKPIQGINGSGMHCHQSMFKNGKNAFYDKKAEWNLSKTCLHYIGGLLQHAKGFCAITNPLVNSYKRLVPGYEAPTNLAWSEKNRSPLIRVPASRGNGTRVELRMPDPACNPYLALAVMFRAGLDGIENKIDPPAPVDKNIYEMSHRERRKAKIDELPGDLSRALDALEKDSLMQNTLGDHIFKKFIEAKRSEWHDYTTQVTPWETQRYLTSY